A single region of the Methylocystis echinoides genome encodes:
- a CDS encoding type II toxin-antitoxin system RelE/ParE family toxin, with the protein MTVRFTRRAIDDIARIFTYLDERSPAGAFSVKRALKRTIETIETFPMGGRVSGWKELRERPVSPYPYVVYWAVEGEDVLIIHIRHAARRPPE; encoded by the coding sequence ATGACCGTTCGCTTCACGCGACGGGCAATCGACGACATCGCGCGCATCTTTACCTATCTTGATGAGCGAAGCCCAGCCGGGGCTTTCAGCGTGAAGCGAGCCCTGAAACGGACGATAGAAACGATCGAAACCTTCCCGATGGGCGGGCGGGTCTCAGGGTGGAAAGAGCTCCGCGAACGCCCTGTGTCGCCCTACCCTTACGTCGTCTATTGGGCCGTCGAAGGCGAAGACGTCCTGATCATTCACATACGCCACGCTGCGAGACGGCCTCCGGAATAG
- the tuf gene encoding elongation factor Tu, with product MAKEKFSRTKPHCNIGTIGHVDHGKTSLTAAITKVLAETGGATFTAYDQIDKAPEEKARGITISTAHVEYETQNRHYAHVDCPGHADYVKNMITGAAQMDGAILVVSAADGPMPQTREHILLARQVGVPALVVFLNKVDMVDDPELLELVELEVRELLSKYDFPGDDIPIVKGSALCALESKNPEIGHDAILKLMQEVDAYIPQPERPKDQPFLMPVEDVFSISGRGTVVTGRIERGVIKVGEEVEIVGIRPTTKSTVTGVEMFRKLLDQGEAGDNVGCLLRGTKREDVERGQVLCKPGSVKPHTKFKAEAYILTKEEGGRHTPFFTNYRPQFYFRTTDVTGIVTLPEGVEMVMPGDNVTMEVSLIVPIAMEEKLRFAIREGGRTVGAGVVASIIE from the coding sequence ATGGCCAAGGAAAAATTCAGCCGTACGAAGCCGCACTGCAATATCGGGACGATCGGTCACGTCGACCATGGCAAGACGTCGCTGACGGCGGCGATCACCAAGGTTCTGGCGGAGACGGGCGGCGCGACCTTCACGGCCTACGACCAGATCGACAAGGCTCCGGAAGAGAAGGCGCGCGGCATCACCATTTCGACGGCGCACGTCGAATATGAGACGCAGAACCGCCACTACGCCCACGTCGACTGCCCCGGCCACGCCGACTATGTGAAGAACATGATCACCGGCGCCGCGCAGATGGACGGCGCGATCCTGGTCGTGTCCGCCGCCGACGGCCCGATGCCGCAGACCCGCGAGCACATCCTGCTCGCCCGTCAGGTCGGCGTGCCGGCGCTGGTCGTGTTCCTCAACAAGGTCGACATGGTCGACGATCCGGAGCTGCTCGAGCTCGTCGAGCTCGAAGTCCGCGAGCTTCTGTCGAAGTATGACTTCCCCGGCGACGACATTCCGATCGTCAAGGGTTCGGCGCTGTGCGCGCTGGAGTCGAAGAACCCCGAGATCGGCCATGACGCCATTCTCAAGCTGATGCAGGAAGTCGACGCCTACATCCCGCAGCCGGAGCGTCCGAAGGATCAGCCCTTCCTGATGCCGGTCGAGGACGTGTTCTCGATCTCGGGCCGCGGCACGGTGGTGACGGGCCGCATCGAGCGCGGCGTGATCAAGGTCGGCGAGGAAGTCGAGATCGTTGGCATCCGTCCGACGACGAAGTCGACCGTGACCGGCGTCGAGATGTTCCGCAAGCTGCTCGATCAGGGCGAGGCGGGCGACAACGTCGGCTGCCTGCTGCGCGGCACGAAGCGCGAGGACGTGGAGCGCGGCCAGGTGCTGTGCAAGCCGGGTTCGGTGAAGCCGCACACGAAGTTCAAGGCCGAGGCCTATATTCTGACGAAGGAAGAGGGCGGCCGTCATACGCCGTTCTTCACCAACTACCGCCCGCAGTTCTACTTCCGCACGACGGACGTGACCGGCATCGTGACGCTCCCCGAGGGCGTCGAGATGGTGATGCCGGGCGACAATGTCACGATGGAAGTGAGCCTGATCGTTCCGATCGCGATGGAAGAGAAGCTGCGCTTCGCCATCCGTGAAGGCGGCCGCACGGTCGGCGCCGGCGTCGTCGCGAGCATCATCGAGTAA
- a CDS encoding metallophosphoesterase: MIDRRAFLRLPTGVALAGAAWSVAIEPNFFLEVTRYRVTPKGWPADLTLRIAIITDLHACEPWMPPARIRRIAEVTNALSPDCVALLGDYSAGTHLVTGPVRPDQWAEALSVLKAPLGVHAVLGNHDWWHGPLASDPPDEADGARRALTQMGARVYENDALRLEKNGRPFWILGLADQLADYRARVGWAGRDDLDATLARVTDDAPAILLAHEPFIFSRVSKRVALTLCGHTHGGQVNLPLLGPVVAELRFRTNRIYGHFVQDDRHLVISGGLGESILPMRFMRPPEIVEVTVTAEGAA, translated from the coding sequence ATGATTGACCGCCGCGCCTTTCTGCGCCTGCCGACTGGCGTCGCGCTCGCGGGCGCGGCCTGGTCTGTCGCCATCGAGCCGAATTTCTTCCTGGAGGTCACGCGCTATCGCGTGACCCCGAAGGGGTGGCCGGCCGATCTGACCCTGCGCATTGCCATCATCACCGATCTGCACGCCTGCGAGCCATGGATGCCGCCGGCCCGCATCCGTCGCATCGCCGAGGTCACAAACGCACTGTCTCCCGATTGCGTCGCCCTGCTCGGCGACTATTCGGCTGGCACGCATCTCGTCACCGGCCCCGTGCGCCCCGATCAATGGGCGGAGGCGCTTTCCGTCCTGAAGGCGCCGCTTGGCGTTCACGCGGTGCTGGGCAATCACGACTGGTGGCACGGTCCGCTCGCCAGCGATCCGCCGGACGAGGCCGACGGCGCGCGGCGGGCGCTGACGCAGATGGGCGCGCGGGTCTATGAAAACGACGCGCTGCGGCTCGAAAAGAACGGGCGGCCCTTCTGGATTCTCGGACTGGCGGATCAGCTCGCCGATTATCGCGCGCGCGTCGGCTGGGCGGGGCGCGACGATCTCGACGCGACGCTGGCGCGCGTCACCGACGACGCGCCGGCGATCCTGCTCGCGCATGAGCCGTTCATTTTCAGCCGCGTGTCGAAGCGCGTGGCGCTGACGCTGTGCGGCCATACCCATGGCGGACAGGTCAATCTGCCGCTGCTGGGTCCGGTGGTCGCCGAACTGCGGTTTCGCACGAACCGGATCTACGGCCATTTCGTGCAGGACGACCGGCATCTCGTGATTTCCGGCGGTCTCGGCGAGTCGATCCTGCCGATGCGATTCATGCGGCCGCCGGAGATTGTGGAAGTGACGGTGACGGCCGAGGGAGCGGCCTGA
- a CDS encoding DUF1499 domain-containing protein, with the protein MRRTLPPEPWSQAALWSRSVAVFAATVALLTVLLARLKIIAPVSALASLGAAVALALVALLLVGAAWVVIWRTGRRGAGAAFGGAFIALATLGYPTWLAIESIRLPVLSDISTDVADPPYFSLSRAAYEAREGFQPKGVPQKAREAQRAAYPDVEPIVVDLDADEAFALVLRTAKAIGWKVVDQRPPGGRTGEGHADFVDKTLVMGLDEDVTVRLKPLPGQTRIDLRAASRYGRHDFGANAQRITAFAEELQTQLDSK; encoded by the coding sequence ATGCGTCGCACACTTCCGCCGGAGCCATGGTCGCAGGCCGCCCTGTGGAGCCGCAGCGTCGCGGTCTTCGCGGCGACGGTCGCCCTTCTGACCGTGCTGCTGGCGCGTCTCAAGATCATCGCGCCGGTTTCGGCGCTGGCGTCGCTCGGCGCCGCCGTGGCGCTGGCGCTGGTGGCGCTGCTGCTGGTGGGCGCCGCCTGGGTCGTCATCTGGCGCACGGGCCGGCGCGGCGCGGGCGCGGCCTTCGGGGGCGCCTTCATCGCGCTGGCGACGCTCGGCTATCCGACCTGGCTCGCGATCGAGTCGATACGCCTGCCGGTTCTCTCCGACATTTCGACGGACGTCGCCGACCCGCCCTATTTCTCGCTCTCGCGCGCCGCCTATGAGGCGCGCGAGGGGTTCCAGCCCAAGGGCGTGCCCCAGAAGGCGCGCGAGGCCCAGCGCGCCGCCTATCCGGACGTCGAGCCCATCGTCGTCGATCTCGACGCCGACGAGGCCTTCGCGCTGGTGCTGCGAACGGCCAAGGCAATCGGCTGGAAGGTCGTCGACCAGCGCCCGCCGGGCGGACGCACGGGGGAGGGCCACGCGGATTTCGTCGACAAGACGCTCGTCATGGGCCTCGACGAGGATGTGACGGTGCGCCTCAAGCCGCTGCCGGGCCAGACCCGCATCGACCTGCGCGCCGCCTCCCGCTACGGCCGCCACGACTTCGGCGCCAACGCCCAGCGGATCACCGCCTTCGCAGAGGAATTGCAGACGCAGCTCGACTCGAAGTGA
- a CDS encoding type ISP restriction/modification enzyme, with product MSSRTLSDAVSAFGTSCKAKLSNRAALGAAEDQLRAPLEALIRELAALAGLPEKAVALVGESTLGALATRPDYAVTVHDALVGFIEVKAPRKGADPRRFADAHDRKQWNKLKSLPNLLYTDGNAFSLWKDGELAGKIVTLDGDVHTSGAKLAAPATFLPLVADFLTWSPTPPRSVPQLAQSAARLCRLLRDEVTEELAARNPGLTSLAEEWRGLLFPQASDEEFADGYAQAVTFGLLVARARDIELKDGVDNAAKALRKSNSLISSALRLLTDTPEVQQALESALRTLARVLDAVHWPTLTKHDADAWLYFYEDFLAVYDNALRKRTGSYYTPPEVVAAMVRLVDEALREPALFGLAQGLASPDVTLADPAAGTGAYLLGALRKIARTVEEDMGPGAVPGAIGAAVNRLIGFEMQFGPFAVAQLRLMAEIQTLMSVKRGDGGNLPALRLFVTDTLGDPYATQTQFSALTAPIGESRKQANAIKRTERITVVIGNPPYKDKAKGRGGWIEDGSPGRDSAMALWRPPTEWGVSADVKHLKNLYVYFWRWATWKVFGSGHFETTGDPDTERAGIICFITAAAFLGGAGFQKMRDELRRDCSDIWVIDCSPEGHQPDVPTRIFQGVQQPVCIVLAVRPPHKDRSQPARLHFRALPVGAREKKFAALSVVSLTDPNWLDGPKGWRDPFLPKNQDLWGAFIGLETCFEGSSSGVLPGRTWVVAPDTESLKRRWERLVRERVPKIKEELFFPTLRQGKLADRHTNKVVIDGLKGHEFRSLTVAKDTGPVIQPVRFGFRSFDRQWLIPDNRLLLSARPELWETYSTKQVFAVSLEKRSPECGPALTFSGLLPDMNFFKGSSGGRVFPLWRDAAAKIPNVRPELLAHLSTCYGFEVGAEDVMAYVAALLAHPAFTARFQADLVRPGLRVPLTADARLFSEAVALGREVVWLHCYGERFADPKQGRPASPPRLPKGEGPVIPRGGGVPGAPEPLPETMDYDPAARRLRIGGGCIENVPQAVWDYEVSGKNVLRQWFSYRKRDRSRPIIGDRRPPSPLDKIQPEHWPDDYTTDLMNLLHVLGRLVKLEPAQKDLLARICAAPLLPAA from the coding sequence TTGTCTTCACGGACCCTTTCCGACGCCGTTTCCGCTTTCGGGACAAGCTGCAAGGCGAAGCTTTCCAATCGCGCCGCGCTGGGCGCGGCGGAGGATCAGCTGCGCGCGCCGCTGGAGGCGCTGATCCGCGAGCTGGCGGCGCTCGCCGGCCTGCCGGAGAAGGCGGTGGCGCTCGTCGGCGAGAGCACGCTGGGCGCGCTGGCGACGCGGCCCGACTACGCCGTCACGGTTCACGACGCGCTCGTCGGCTTCATCGAGGTCAAGGCGCCGCGCAAGGGCGCCGACCCGCGCCGCTTCGCAGACGCGCATGACAGGAAGCAGTGGAACAAGCTCAAGTCCCTGCCCAATCTGCTCTATACCGACGGCAACGCCTTCAGCCTGTGGAAGGATGGCGAACTCGCCGGCAAGATCGTCACGCTCGACGGCGACGTGCACACCTCCGGCGCGAAACTGGCCGCGCCAGCGACCTTCCTGCCGCTCGTCGCGGATTTCCTCACCTGGAGCCCGACGCCGCCGCGCTCCGTTCCCCAGCTCGCGCAAAGCGCGGCGCGGCTGTGCCGGCTGCTGCGCGACGAGGTGACGGAGGAACTCGCGGCCCGCAATCCGGGCCTCACCTCGCTCGCGGAGGAATGGCGCGGGCTGCTGTTTCCGCAGGCGAGCGACGAGGAATTCGCCGACGGCTATGCGCAGGCGGTGACCTTCGGCCTGCTCGTCGCCCGCGCCCGCGACATCGAGCTGAAGGACGGCGTCGACAATGCGGCGAAGGCGCTGCGCAAGAGCAATTCGCTGATCAGCTCCGCGCTTCGGCTGCTGACGGACACGCCTGAAGTGCAGCAGGCGCTGGAGAGCGCCCTGCGCACGCTGGCGCGCGTGCTCGACGCCGTGCACTGGCCGACGCTGACGAAGCACGACGCCGACGCCTGGCTGTATTTCTACGAGGATTTTCTGGCCGTCTACGACAATGCGCTCAGAAAGCGCACGGGCTCCTATTACACCCCGCCCGAGGTCGTCGCCGCCATGGTGCGGCTGGTGGACGAGGCGCTTCGCGAGCCGGCGCTGTTCGGCCTGGCCCAAGGGCTCGCCTCGCCGGATGTGACGCTGGCCGATCCGGCCGCCGGGACGGGCGCCTATCTGCTCGGCGCGCTGCGCAAGATCGCGCGGACGGTGGAGGAGGACATGGGTCCGGGCGCCGTGCCGGGCGCCATCGGCGCCGCGGTGAACCGGCTGATCGGCTTCGAGATGCAGTTCGGCCCCTTCGCCGTGGCGCAATTGCGGCTGATGGCGGAAATCCAGACGCTGATGAGCGTGAAGCGCGGCGACGGCGGCAATCTGCCCGCGCTGCGCCTGTTCGTCACCGACACATTGGGCGACCCTTACGCGACGCAGACGCAATTCTCGGCGCTGACCGCGCCCATCGGCGAGTCGCGCAAACAGGCGAATGCGATCAAGCGCACGGAGCGGATCACGGTCGTCATCGGCAATCCGCCTTACAAGGACAAGGCGAAGGGGCGGGGCGGCTGGATAGAGGATGGCAGCCCTGGTCGTGATTCAGCAATGGCTTTATGGAGGCCGCCTACCGAGTGGGGTGTCAGCGCCGACGTTAAACACCTCAAGAACCTGTACGTCTATTTTTGGCGATGGGCGACATGGAAGGTGTTTGGCTCGGGCCATTTCGAAACCACCGGCGACCCTGATACCGAGCGCGCGGGCATTATCTGTTTTATCACTGCTGCTGCATTTCTCGGGGGAGCAGGGTTTCAGAAAATGCGCGATGAACTGCGCCGAGACTGCTCGGATATTTGGGTGATCGACTGTTCTCCCGAGGGTCATCAACCCGACGTGCCCACGCGAATTTTTCAGGGTGTTCAACAGCCAGTCTGCATCGTGCTTGCAGTGCGCCCTCCACACAAGGACCGGTCGCAGCCAGCCAGACTCCATTTTCGTGCGCTGCCAGTTGGAGCCCGGGAAAAGAAATTTGCTGCCCTTTCTGTTGTTTCCTTGACAGACCCTAACTGGCTCGACGGACCGAAAGGGTGGCGCGATCCGTTCTTGCCGAAGAACCAAGATTTGTGGGGGGCGTTTATTGGGCTGGAGACTTGCTTCGAGGGAAGCAGCTCCGGCGTCCTGCCGGGGCGAACATGGGTGGTCGCGCCGGACACAGAAAGCCTTAAGCGCCGATGGGAACGGCTCGTAAGGGAACGGGTGCCCAAAATCAAAGAGGAACTGTTCTTTCCCACATTGCGCCAAGGTAAGCTTGCAGACCGCCACACGAACAAAGTCGTCATTGACGGCCTGAAGGGGCATGAATTTCGATCACTTACAGTAGCAAAGGACACTGGCCCTGTTATTCAACCAGTGAGGTTTGGCTTCCGCTCATTTGATAGGCAATGGCTCATCCCCGACAACCGCCTGCTTTTGTCTGCGCGCCCGGAGCTATGGGAGACCTACAGCACCAAACAAGTATTCGCCGTCTCCCTTGAGAAGCGCTCGCCGGAATGCGGGCCGGCGCTTACTTTCTCTGGGCTGCTCCCCGACATGAACTTCTTTAAGGGTTCATCCGGCGGCCGCGTCTTTCCGCTCTGGCGCGACGCCGCCGCGAAAATTCCGAACGTCAGGCCGGAACTGCTCGCGCATCTTTCGACCTGCTACGGCTTCGAGGTCGGCGCGGAGGACGTCATGGCCTATGTCGCCGCCCTGCTGGCGCATCCCGCCTTCACGGCGCGCTTTCAGGCCGATCTCGTCCGCCCCGGCCTGCGCGTGCCCCTCACCGCCGACGCCAGGCTGTTCTCGGAAGCCGTCGCGCTCGGCCGCGAGGTCGTCTGGCTGCATTGCTACGGCGAGCGTTTCGCCGATCCGAAGCAGGGCCGCCCCGCGAGCCCGCCGCGCCTGCCGAAGGGCGAGGGGCCGGTGATTCCGCGCGGCGGCGGTGTCCCCGGCGCGCCGGAGCCGCTGCCCGAGACGATGGACTACGACCCCGCCGCGCGGCGGCTGCGCATCGGCGGCGGCTGCATCGAGAATGTGCCGCAGGCGGTGTGGGACTACGAGGTCTCGGGCAAGAATGTGCTGCGCCAGTGGTTCAGCTATCGCAAGCGCGACCGCTCCCGCCCCATCATCGGCGACCGCCGCCCGCCGTCGCCGCTGGATAAAATCCAGCCCGAGCACTGGCCGGACGACTACACGACCGACCTGATGAACCTGCTGCATGTGCTGGGCCGTCTGGTGAAGCTCGAACCCGCGCAGAAAGACCTGCTGGCGCGCATCTGCGCGGCGCCCCTGCTGCCGGCGGCGTGA
- the pdhA gene encoding pyruvate dehydrogenase (acetyl-transferring) E1 component subunit alpha, which yields MANAGEGASAAPSFTREDELRALREMLLIRRFEEKAGQLYGMGVIAGFCHLYIGQEAVVVGAKMAAREGDEFTTSYRDHGHMLASGMDAKGVMAELAGKRGGYSKGKGGSMHMFSQEKKFFGGHGIVGAPAPIGAGVAFANAYRGDGAVSLTFFGEGAANQGQVYETFNIAALWKLPVIFVVENNRYAMGTALTRAAAQTDFAMRGAAFGIPGKQIDGMDVRVVRAAVAEALDWARSGKGPYLLEVQTYRYRGHSMSDPAKYRSKEEVQRMREEHDPIEQVRLRLLADGVGEDVLKKIDADVRKIVAEAADFAMNDKEPDPSELYTDVLA from the coding sequence ATGGCGAATGCAGGCGAGGGCGCGAGCGCCGCTCCATCTTTCACCCGCGAGGACGAGCTTCGCGCCCTGCGCGAGATGCTGCTCATCCGTCGATTCGAGGAGAAGGCGGGGCAGCTGTACGGCATGGGCGTCATCGCCGGCTTCTGCCATCTCTACATCGGTCAGGAAGCCGTCGTCGTCGGCGCCAAGATGGCGGCGCGCGAGGGCGACGAATTCACCACCAGCTATCGTGACCATGGCCATATGCTGGCCAGCGGCATGGACGCAAAGGGCGTCATGGCGGAGCTGGCCGGCAAGCGCGGCGGCTATTCCAAGGGCAAGGGCGGCTCGATGCACATGTTCTCGCAGGAGAAGAAATTCTTCGGCGGGCACGGAATCGTCGGCGCGCCGGCGCCGATCGGCGCGGGCGTCGCCTTCGCCAACGCCTATCGCGGCGACGGCGCCGTCTCCCTGACTTTCTTCGGCGAGGGCGCGGCCAATCAGGGCCAAGTCTACGAGACCTTCAACATTGCGGCGCTGTGGAAGCTGCCGGTGATCTTCGTCGTCGAGAACAATCGCTACGCCATGGGCACGGCGCTGACCCGCGCCGCGGCGCAGACCGACTTCGCCATGCGCGGCGCCGCCTTCGGCATTCCCGGCAAGCAGATCGACGGCATGGATGTGCGCGTCGTCCGCGCCGCCGTGGCGGAGGCGCTGGACTGGGCGCGTTCGGGGAAGGGGCCATATCTCCTCGAGGTGCAGACCTATCGCTATCGCGGCCACTCCATGTCCGATCCGGCGAAATATCGCTCGAAGGAAGAAGTGCAGCGGATGCGCGAGGAGCACGATCCGATCGAACAGGTGCGGTTGCGCCTGCTCGCGGACGGCGTGGGCGAGGATGTGCTGAAGAAGATCGACGCCGACGTTCGCAAGATCGTCGCCGAGGCGGCGGATTTTGCGATGAACGACAAGGAGCCGGATCCTTCCGAGCTTTATACGGACGTGCTGGCGTGA
- a CDS encoding pyruvate dehydrogenase complex E1 component subunit beta — protein sequence MTVNVLMPALSPTMEQGKLAKWLKAEGDEVKAGDVIAEIETDKATMEVEAVDEGVLARILVPGGTENVAVNTPIAVIAADGEDASAVAAPPAATPPTPPSAPQDEPGEANKARTEAAVEAAAPTAKPVSVAAPPAITAAPEVPAGTTMIPMTMREALRDAMAEEMRRDPNVFIMGEEVAEYQGAYKVTQGLLQEFGPMRVRDTPITEYGFAGIGVGAAFAGLRPIVEFMTFNFSMQAIDHIVNSAAKTLYMSGGQIHSPIVFRGPNGAAARVGAQHSQDYSAWYSQVPGLIVIAPSNASDAKGLLKAAIRNNNPVVFLENEILYGKTSEVPALEDFVLPIGKARIARPGTDVTLVSFSIGMTYALGAAEELAKDGIEAEVIDLRTLRPMDSATVIESVKKTGRCVAIEEGWSQCGVSAEIATRVQQEAFDYLDAPVARVTGKDVPMPYAANLEKLALPSVAEVVAAAKAVLYR from the coding sequence ATGACCGTCAACGTTCTCATGCCCGCCCTCTCTCCCACCATGGAGCAGGGCAAGCTCGCCAAATGGCTGAAAGCCGAAGGCGATGAAGTGAAGGCCGGCGACGTCATCGCCGAGATCGAGACCGACAAGGCGACCATGGAGGTCGAGGCGGTCGACGAGGGCGTGCTGGCGCGCATTCTCGTTCCCGGCGGCACGGAGAATGTCGCCGTCAATACGCCGATCGCGGTGATTGCGGCCGATGGCGAGGACGCCTCCGCCGTCGCGGCCCCGCCCGCCGCTACGCCGCCGACGCCGCCGAGCGCGCCGCAGGACGAGCCGGGCGAGGCCAACAAGGCGCGCACCGAGGCCGCCGTCGAGGCCGCTGCGCCGACAGCAAAGCCGGTGAGCGTCGCCGCGCCGCCCGCCATCACGGCGGCGCCGGAGGTTCCCGCCGGCACGACCATGATCCCCATGACCATGCGCGAGGCGCTGCGCGACGCCATGGCCGAGGAAATGCGCCGCGACCCGAACGTCTTCATCATGGGCGAGGAGGTCGCGGAATATCAGGGCGCCTACAAGGTCACGCAGGGGCTGTTGCAGGAATTCGGCCCGATGCGCGTGCGCGACACGCCGATCACCGAATATGGCTTCGCCGGCATCGGCGTCGGCGCGGCCTTCGCGGGGCTGCGGCCCATCGTCGAATTCATGACCTTCAATTTCTCGATGCAGGCCATCGATCACATCGTCAATTCGGCGGCGAAGACGCTCTACATGTCGGGCGGGCAGATTCACAGCCCCATCGTGTTCCGCGGGCCGAATGGCGCGGCGGCGCGCGTCGGCGCCCAGCACAGCCAGGATTATTCGGCCTGGTATTCGCAGGTGCCGGGGCTGATCGTCATTGCGCCGTCCAACGCCAGCGACGCCAAGGGCCTGCTGAAGGCGGCGATCCGCAACAATAATCCGGTCGTCTTCCTCGAGAATGAAATTCTCTATGGCAAGACCTCGGAAGTGCCGGCGCTGGAGGATTTCGTCCTGCCGATCGGCAAGGCCCGCATCGCCCGGCCGGGGACGGATGTGACGCTCGTCTCCTTCTCCATCGGCATGACCTATGCGCTCGGCGCCGCCGAGGAGCTGGCCAAGGACGGGATCGAGGCGGAGGTGATCGACCTGCGCACGCTGCGACCGATGGACAGCGCGACTGTCATCGAGTCGGTGAAGAAGACCGGGCGCTGCGTGGCGATCGAGGAGGGCTGGTCGCAATGCGGCGTGTCGGCCGAGATCGCGACGCGCGTGCAGCAGGAGGCCTTCGATTATCTCGACGCGCCGGTGGCGCGGGTGACGGGCAAGGACGTGCCCATGCCCTATGCCGCCAATCTCGAAAAGCTGGCCTTGCCGAGCGTCGCGGAAGTGGTCGCGGCGGCGAAGGCCGTTCTCTATCGCTAG
- a CDS encoding 2-oxo acid dehydrogenase subunit E2, which translates to MARIFASPLARRLAKEAGLDLAALAGTGPHGRIVERDVKAALASGGARKAPAVQPAAPLAEAPTAATTKKFYAIDSYEEVPHDSMRKAIARRLTESIQTVPHFYLDIDCEIDALLRLREDFNAAAPKGADGAPEWKTSVNDYIVKALALALQRVPEANVTFTPDAMLKHKASDIGVAVAIPGGLITPIIRNAQAKSVREISDEIRELAGRARERKLKPQEYEGGVSAVSNLGMYGIKNFSAVINPPQSTILAVGKGEPRMVVKDGAPAVATIMSVTLSCDHRAVDGALGAELLAAFKTLIEQPMGLFA; encoded by the coding sequence ATGGCGCGCATCTTCGCTTCGCCGCTGGCGCGGCGCCTCGCCAAGGAGGCGGGACTCGACCTTGCCGCGCTTGCGGGGACCGGCCCGCATGGGCGCATCGTCGAGCGCGACGTGAAGGCGGCGCTGGCCTCCGGCGGCGCGCGCAAGGCTCCTGCGGTTCAACCCGCCGCGCCGCTAGCGGAGGCCCCAACCGCCGCGACGACGAAGAAATTCTACGCGATCGACAGCTACGAGGAAGTTCCACACGACTCCATGCGCAAGGCGATTGCGCGGCGTCTCACCGAGTCGATCCAGACGGTTCCACATTTCTATCTCGACATCGACTGCGAGATCGACGCGCTGCTGCGGCTGCGCGAGGACTTCAACGCCGCCGCGCCCAAAGGCGCCGATGGCGCGCCCGAGTGGAAGACCTCGGTCAACGACTACATCGTCAAGGCGCTGGCGCTCGCCCTGCAGCGCGTGCCGGAGGCGAATGTCACCTTCACGCCCGACGCCATGCTGAAACACAAGGCGTCCGACATTGGCGTGGCGGTGGCGATTCCGGGCGGGCTGATCACGCCGATCATCCGCAATGCGCAGGCGAAGTCCGTCCGCGAGATTTCGGACGAGATCCGCGAGCTTGCCGGCCGCGCCCGCGAACGAAAGCTCAAGCCGCAGGAATATGAGGGCGGCGTCTCGGCGGTCTCCAATCTGGGCATGTATGGAATCAAGAACTTCTCCGCCGTCATCAACCCGCCGCAGTCGACGATCCTCGCGGTCGGCAAGGGCGAGCCGCGCATGGTGGTGAAAGACGGCGCGCCGGCCGTGGCGACGATCATGAGCGTGACGCTCTCCTGCGACCACCGCGCCGTCGACGGCGCGCTGGGCGCGGAGCTGCTGGCGGCGTTCAAGACGCTCATCGAGCAGCCGATGGGGCTCTTCGCCTGA
- a CDS encoding GDCCVxC domain-containing (seleno)protein: MKRESTLTCPHCGHAERLVMPVDACVVCYECSACGARLSPRAGDCCVFCSYGDVPCPPVQAQGKCCAGR; the protein is encoded by the coding sequence CTGAAGCGGGAATCGACGCTCACCTGTCCGCACTGCGGCCATGCCGAACGCCTTGTCATGCCCGTCGACGCCTGCGTCGTCTGCTACGAGTGTTCCGCCTGCGGCGCGCGCCTGTCGCCCAGAGCAGGAGATTGCTGCGTCTTCTGCTCCTACGGCGACGTTCCCTGTCCGCCGGTGCAAGCGCAAGGGAAGTGCTGCGCCGGGCGCTGA